A single region of the Nocardioides aquaticus genome encodes:
- the egtA gene encoding ergothioneine biosynthesis glutamate--cysteine ligase EgtA has protein sequence MTAGIDTRPLLRDRDAVAGYVERVCFKTGPPGLVGTELEWIVVDPDDPTAPVPLPHLREVLAAAGPPPRGSRLTFEPGGQVELSSLPHQGTSACWSALEEDVRHVRTALEAVRLRLLDTALDPYRVPRRQLRHPRYDAMEQHFVRAGGASAAMGPAMMTTTAACQVNLDVGRDRADAHRRWSLLHTVGPVMVAAFANSPVGADGDTGWRSGRQRVWQGLERARTSAPREGDPVAAWTDYALDASVMLRRGDGDDWAGPAGWTMRDWLLADDPLAEPDLALHLTTLFPPVRPRGWYEVRYLDTQPYRWWVVPTAVLAALLDDPVASAAAAEACAGLDDWTAAARDGLADPGLHAAALACLDAALAALTRLGEDAALVAVVADFRDTYTALGRCPADDPLEP, from the coding sequence GTGACGGCAGGCATCGACACCCGCCCCCTGTTGCGCGACCGCGACGCGGTCGCCGGCTACGTCGAGCGGGTCTGCTTCAAGACCGGGCCCCCTGGACTCGTGGGGACCGAGCTCGAGTGGATCGTCGTCGACCCGGACGATCCCACCGCCCCGGTCCCGCTCCCCCACCTCCGGGAGGTCCTCGCCGCGGCGGGGCCCCCGCCCCGGGGCAGCCGCCTCACCTTCGAACCCGGCGGGCAGGTCGAGCTCAGCTCCCTGCCGCACCAGGGCACCAGTGCCTGCTGGTCGGCGCTCGAGGAGGACGTACGGCACGTCCGGACCGCGCTCGAGGCGGTCCGGCTCCGCCTTCTCGACACCGCCCTCGACCCGTACCGCGTCCCGCGCCGTCAGCTGCGGCACCCCCGCTACGACGCGATGGAGCAGCACTTCGTCCGCGCCGGCGGCGCCTCGGCGGCGATGGGCCCGGCGATGATGACGACGACCGCGGCCTGCCAGGTCAACCTCGACGTCGGGCGGGACCGTGCCGACGCCCACCGGCGGTGGTCGCTGCTGCACACCGTCGGCCCGGTGATGGTGGCTGCGTTCGCCAACTCCCCGGTCGGCGCGGACGGCGACACCGGGTGGCGCTCGGGACGGCAGCGGGTCTGGCAGGGCCTGGAGCGGGCCCGCACGTCCGCGCCCCGCGAGGGCGACCCGGTGGCCGCGTGGACCGACTACGCCCTCGACGCCTCGGTCATGCTGCGGCGCGGCGACGGTGACGACTGGGCGGGGCCCGCCGGCTGGACGATGCGGGACTGGCTGCTGGCCGACGACCCGCTGGCCGAGCCCGACCTCGCCCTGCACCTGACCACGCTGTTCCCGCCCGTCCGCCCGCGGGGCTGGTACGAGGTCCGCTACCTCGACACCCAGCCGTACCGCTGGTGGGTGGTCCCGACCGCCGTGCTGGCCGCCCTGCTCGACGACCCGGTCGCCTCGGCCGCCGCCGCGGAGGCCTGCGCGGGCCTCGACGACTGGACCGCCGCCGCCCGTGACGGCCTGGCCGACCCCGGGCTGCACGCCGCGGCCCTGGCCTGCCTCGACGCGGCGCTGGCCGCGCTGACCCGTCTCGGCGAGGACGCCGCCCTGGTCGCGGTCGTCGCCGACTTCCGCGACACCTACACCGCCCTGGGCCGCTGCCCGGCCGACGACCCCCTGGAGCCCTGA
- a CDS encoding GAF domain-containing protein, translating to MTSDTENDAPVVRTARRGTLLIWLLAAAMAGLAGLIAAPAVLDDPGSAAPDLRWFALLPLFALAEIVVVHLPTQRNAHGHTLREIPAVLGLTFLAPQQYVSVYVVGAVLGLVVAARMRGVKLAFNAAMFALEAALGAVTYHAILQGGDPLSPTGWLAVLVAVLVTDLMSAGAVTAGISLTEGVFDGEILREALRSGSVAAFINTCVALLVATLVLVQPSALPLLGVVVVLLVLAYRVYISLARGHARTRLLYRFVDRTSSARSVEEVVEVVLREAADLMYSERSYLVEVLDEQQVRYQAFSGDTVHAEVLELGAEPWWWRALDAGVAQHEAPRHGHDEAPEHPVAPALTSAPRDGLAAQLRGTGSARYLLVVCDRSFDQETFGDEDVQVFEALAAHAGVAIERARIVSDLQTLAGELKTARDTAVAVSEAKSMFLANMSHEVRTPLTTVLAAGELLNETPLDEDQLKLLGRMHRSGEMLLSLVENLLDFSRIDAGHATLHHAAFDLRAMVADVVDAHEPRAQAEGITLDCVVDPRVPGVVVGDRTRIVQVLTNLTGNALKFTPEGGRVWLDVRPVEDDGDGGPGVRFAVSDTGIGIDEDHQASIFTAFSQVDGSATRRYEGTGLGLAICKQLTELMGGVITVAGELGVGSTFEVRLPLVESEPTPPPGGGTTRSPSGRPPG from the coding sequence ATGACGTCCGACACCGAGAACGACGCCCCCGTCGTCCGGACCGCGCGCCGCGGGACTCTCCTGATCTGGCTGCTCGCCGCGGCGATGGCGGGCCTGGCCGGGCTGATCGCCGCACCGGCGGTGCTCGACGACCCGGGATCGGCCGCCCCGGACCTCCGGTGGTTCGCCCTGCTCCCGCTGTTCGCGCTCGCCGAGATCGTGGTCGTCCACCTGCCGACCCAGCGCAACGCGCACGGGCACACCCTCCGTGAGATCCCTGCGGTGCTCGGCCTGACCTTCCTCGCACCCCAGCAGTACGTCAGCGTCTACGTCGTCGGCGCCGTGCTCGGCCTCGTCGTCGCGGCCCGGATGCGGGGCGTGAAGCTGGCGTTCAATGCTGCGATGTTCGCCCTCGAGGCGGCCCTCGGGGCGGTGACCTACCACGCGATCCTGCAGGGCGGTGACCCCCTGTCGCCGACCGGGTGGCTGGCCGTGCTGGTGGCCGTGCTCGTCACGGACCTCATGTCGGCCGGCGCCGTGACCGCCGGCATCAGCCTCACCGAGGGAGTCTTCGACGGAGAGATCCTGCGGGAGGCGCTGCGGTCCGGCTCCGTGGCCGCCTTCATCAACACCTGCGTCGCCCTGCTCGTGGCGACGCTCGTGCTGGTGCAGCCGTCGGCGCTGCCGCTCCTGGGTGTCGTCGTGGTCCTCCTGGTCCTTGCCTACCGCGTCTACATCTCCCTCGCCCGAGGGCACGCCCGCACCCGTCTGCTCTACAGGTTCGTCGACCGCACCTCCTCCGCGCGCTCCGTGGAGGAGGTCGTCGAGGTCGTGCTGCGGGAGGCCGCAGACCTGATGTACTCCGAGCGGTCCTACCTCGTGGAGGTCCTCGACGAGCAGCAGGTGCGTTACCAGGCCTTCTCGGGCGACACCGTGCACGCCGAGGTCCTGGAGCTGGGGGCCGAACCCTGGTGGTGGCGCGCACTGGACGCCGGCGTGGCGCAGCACGAGGCGCCGCGCCACGGGCACGACGAGGCGCCCGAGCACCCGGTCGCGCCGGCGCTGACGTCGGCTCCGCGCGACGGACTCGCCGCCCAGCTGCGAGGAACCGGTTCCGCCCGGTACCTGCTCGTGGTGTGTGACCGGTCCTTCGACCAGGAGACGTTCGGTGACGAGGACGTCCAGGTCTTCGAGGCGCTCGCCGCCCACGCCGGTGTCGCGATCGAGCGCGCACGGATCGTCAGCGACCTCCAGACGCTGGCGGGGGAGCTCAAGACCGCACGCGACACGGCCGTGGCGGTCTCGGAGGCCAAGTCGATGTTCCTGGCCAACATGAGCCACGAGGTCCGCACCCCGCTCACCACCGTGCTCGCCGCCGGCGAGCTGTTGAACGAGACCCCGCTCGACGAGGACCAGCTGAAGCTGCTCGGCAGGATGCACCGGTCCGGGGAGATGCTGCTGTCCCTGGTGGAGAACCTCCTCGACTTCTCCCGGATCGATGCCGGGCACGCCACCCTGCACCACGCCGCCTTCGACCTGCGCGCGATGGTGGCCGACGTCGTCGACGCCCACGAGCCACGCGCGCAGGCCGAGGGGATCACGTTGGACTGCGTCGTGGACCCGAGGGTGCCCGGCGTCGTCGTGGGAGACCGGACCAGGATCGTCCAGGTGCTGACCAACCTGACGGGCAACGCGCTGAAGTTCACCCCCGAGGGCGGACGCGTGTGGCTGGACGTCCGGCCCGTCGAGGACGACGGCGACGGCGGCCCCGGGGTGCGGTTCGCCGTCTCGGACACCGGCATCGGGATCGACGAGGACCACCAGGCATCGATCTTCACCGCCTTCAGCCAGGTCGACGGCTCGGCCACCCGGCGGTACGAGGGGACCGGCCTCGGCCTGGCGATCTGCAAGCAGCTGACCGAGCTCATGGGCGGGGTGATCACCGTGGCTGGAGAGCTGGGTGTGGGCAGCACGTTCGAGGTCCGGCTGCCGCTGGTCGAGAGCGAGCCGACGCCTCCCCCGGGCGGCGGGACGACCCGATCGCCGTCGGGCAGACCGCCCGGCTGA
- a CDS encoding MOSC domain-containing protein — translation MVTGEALVRSVNVGRPRAAPWAGIGRTAIDKQQVLGRVAVGPLGLDGDEVADTRHHGGPDKAVYAFAREDLDRWAGVLGTELPDGHFGENLTTTGIDVNEAEMGERWRVGGPDGTVLEVASVRTPCNDFKTWMGRTGHDARAWVRRFAEEGRPGPYLRVLVPGTVAPGDPLEVVHRPGHGVTVTTFFRALHGHPELLPELLRVEALPAQARERVETYLGSPASTATGA, via the coding sequence ATGGTCACCGGCGAGGCACTGGTCCGCTCCGTCAACGTCGGTCGTCCCCGTGCGGCCCCGTGGGCCGGCATCGGCCGCACCGCCATCGACAAGCAGCAGGTCCTCGGTCGGGTCGCGGTGGGCCCGCTCGGGCTGGACGGCGACGAGGTGGCCGACACCCGTCACCACGGCGGGCCGGACAAGGCGGTCTACGCCTTCGCCCGCGAGGACCTCGACCGCTGGGCCGGGGTGCTGGGCACGGAGCTCCCCGACGGGCACTTCGGGGAGAACCTGACCACCACCGGGATCGACGTCAACGAGGCCGAGATGGGGGAGCGCTGGCGGGTCGGCGGCCCCGACGGCACGGTGCTCGAGGTCGCCTCGGTCCGCACGCCGTGCAACGACTTCAAGACCTGGATGGGGCGCACCGGTCACGACGCCCGGGCCTGGGTCCGGCGGTTCGCCGAGGAGGGGCGTCCCGGGCCGTACCTGCGGGTGCTCGTGCCCGGCACGGTCGCGCCCGGGGACCCGCTGGAGGTGGTCCACCGCCCCGGCCACGGGGTCACCGTCACCACCTTCTTCCGGGCGCTGCACGGCCACCCCGAGCTGCTGCCCGAGCTGCTGCGCGTCGAGGCGCTGCCGGCGCAGGCGAGGGAGCGCGTGGAGACCTATCTGGGCAGCCCGGCGAGTACGGCTACCGGCGCGTAA
- a CDS encoding AMP-dependent synthetase/ligase produces MPVPIDTSFLDHLPQNVAVQFLDRVRASGSAEAFRFPRGDSWESVTWDEAGKRVRRLAAGLVALGVTQEQRVGIASNTRYEWVLADLAVMCAGGATTTVYPSTNAEDTAYILADSDSHVVFAEDAEQLAKLRERRAELPALTKVVAFSDHEGGSTGDDDLDDWVISMETLAALGDERLAAEPGLIDDIAASIQPDQLATLIYTSGTTGKPKGVRLKHRSWVYEGEAIKAQGILDETDLQFLWLPMAHSFGKVLLSTQMACGFATAIDGRVDRIVDNLGVVKPTFMGAAPRIFEKAHGRIVTMTASEGGAKKKIFDQAFKVGLEVDRRKREGQSIPLPLKAQHAVFDKLVFSKVRERFGGRVRFFISGSAALNGEIASWFHAAGILILEGYGLTENAAGAAVGHPSDYKIGTVGHAMPGSEIRIGEGDEVQVRGPHVMDGYHNLPEETAATLTEDGWLRTGDKGSLDADGFLTITGRIKDLFKTSGGKYIAPSAIESKFKALCPYTSQFVVFGNERNFVVALITLDPDAMATWAEENGMGGSSYTEIVSSQKVHAMVGDYVEQLNERLNRWETIKKWEILDHDLSIESGELTPSMKVKRNVVEDNHQQLISSFYTA; encoded by the coding sequence ATGCCCGTCCCGATCGACACCAGCTTCCTCGACCACCTGCCCCAGAACGTGGCCGTCCAGTTCCTCGACCGCGTCCGGGCCTCCGGCTCCGCCGAGGCCTTCCGCTTCCCCCGCGGTGACTCCTGGGAGTCGGTGACCTGGGACGAGGCCGGCAAGCGCGTCCGCCGTCTCGCGGCCGGACTGGTCGCGCTCGGGGTGACCCAGGAGCAGCGGGTCGGCATCGCCTCCAACACCCGCTACGAATGGGTGCTGGCCGACCTCGCCGTCATGTGCGCCGGCGGCGCGACCACGACGGTCTACCCGAGCACGAACGCCGAGGACACCGCCTACATCCTCGCCGACTCCGACTCCCACGTGGTCTTCGCCGAGGACGCCGAGCAGTTGGCGAAGCTCCGCGAGCGACGCGCGGAGCTGCCCGCGCTGACCAAGGTCGTCGCGTTCAGCGACCACGAGGGCGGCAGCACCGGGGACGACGACCTCGACGACTGGGTGATCAGCATGGAGACCCTCGCCGCGCTCGGTGACGAGCGCCTGGCGGCGGAGCCGGGGCTGATCGACGACATCGCCGCCTCCATCCAGCCCGACCAGCTGGCGACCCTGATCTACACCTCCGGCACCACCGGCAAGCCGAAGGGCGTGCGGCTCAAGCACCGCTCGTGGGTCTACGAGGGCGAGGCGATCAAGGCCCAGGGCATCCTGGACGAGACCGACCTGCAGTTCCTGTGGCTGCCGATGGCGCACTCCTTCGGCAAGGTGCTGCTGTCCACCCAGATGGCGTGCGGCTTCGCGACCGCCATCGACGGCCGCGTCGACCGGATCGTGGACAACCTGGGCGTCGTCAAGCCCACCTTCATGGGCGCCGCACCTCGCATCTTCGAGAAGGCGCACGGCCGGATCGTGACGATGACGGCCTCCGAGGGCGGGGCGAAGAAGAAGATCTTCGACCAGGCCTTCAAGGTCGGCCTGGAGGTCGACCGCCGAAAGCGGGAGGGTCAGAGCATCCCGCTGCCGCTCAAGGCGCAGCACGCCGTCTTCGACAAGCTGGTCTTCAGCAAGGTCCGTGAGCGCTTCGGTGGACGGGTCCGGTTCTTCATCTCGGGCTCCGCGGCGCTGAACGGCGAGATCGCGAGCTGGTTCCACGCCGCCGGGATCCTGATCCTCGAGGGCTACGGGCTGACCGAGAACGCCGCCGGCGCCGCGGTCGGGCACCCCTCGGACTACAAGATCGGCACCGTGGGCCACGCGATGCCGGGCAGCGAGATCCGGATCGGCGAGGGCGACGAGGTCCAGGTCCGGGGCCCCCACGTGATGGACGGCTACCACAACCTGCCCGAGGAGACCGCGGCGACGCTGACCGAGGACGGCTGGCTGCGCACCGGGGACAAGGGCAGCCTCGACGCCGACGGGTTCCTGACCATCACCGGGCGGATCAAGGACCTGTTCAAGACCTCCGGCGGGAAGTACATCGCCCCCTCGGCCATCGAGTCGAAGTTCAAGGCGCTGTGCCCCTACACGAGCCAGTTCGTGGTCTTCGGCAACGAGCGCAACTTCGTGGTCGCCCTGATCACCCTCGACCCCGACGCCATGGCCACCTGGGCCGAGGAGAACGGGATGGGCGGCAGCTCCTACACGGAGATCGTCTCCTCGCAGAAGGTGCACGCGATGGTCGGCGACTACGTCGAGCAGCTCAACGAGCGGCTGAACCGCTGGGAGACCATCAAGAAGTGGGAGATCCTCGACCACGACCTCTCCATCGAGTCCGGCGAGCTCACACCGTCGATGAAGGTCAAGCGCAACGTCGTGGAGGACAACCACCAGCAGCTGATCTCCTCCTTCTACACCGCCTGA
- the hemW gene encoding radical SAM family heme chaperone HemW yields MPSTLPEGEPAPVDGSLPEAARAELGRRPFGFYLHVPFCTVRCGYCDFNTYTAEELGPQQHPGASRATYAEAAVTEVHRARAALGDADVPVSTVFVGGGTPTLLEPADLGRVVAAVRDCFGLAPDAEVTTESNPDSVTPARLTALREAGFDRISFGMQSSVPHVLRTLDRTHDPERVPQVVEWARQAGISQVSLDLIYGTPGESAADWATTLDAALACEPDHVSAYSLIVEAGTALARRVRRGELPMPDEDDLAEKYVVADARLRAAGLGWYEVSNWARGEPGDQDRRCRHNMGYWTGGDWWGVGPGAHSHVGGVRWWNVKHPAAYAARLAGDASPAQAREVLSAEDRRVERVMLELRLRDGLPLDVLDPSGAAAVPDLVARGLVVVAGSRLVLTDAGRLLADGVVRDLLP; encoded by the coding sequence GTGCCGTCCACGCTGCCCGAGGGCGAACCCGCCCCGGTCGACGGGTCGCTGCCGGAGGCGGCCCGCGCCGAGCTGGGCCGGCGACCGTTCGGCTTCTACCTGCACGTGCCGTTCTGCACGGTGCGGTGCGGCTACTGCGACTTCAACACCTACACCGCCGAGGAGCTGGGCCCGCAGCAGCACCCGGGCGCCTCCCGGGCGACCTACGCGGAGGCGGCCGTCACCGAGGTCCACCGGGCCCGCGCCGCGCTCGGGGACGCCGACGTCCCGGTCTCGACGGTCTTCGTCGGCGGTGGCACGCCGACCCTGCTCGAGCCGGCCGACCTGGGGCGCGTCGTCGCCGCCGTGCGGGACTGCTTCGGGCTGGCGCCCGACGCCGAGGTGACCACGGAGTCCAACCCCGACAGCGTCACCCCCGCGCGGCTCACGGCGCTGCGGGAGGCCGGTTTCGACCGGATCTCCTTCGGCATGCAGTCCTCGGTGCCGCACGTGCTGCGCACCCTGGACCGCACGCACGACCCCGAGCGGGTGCCGCAGGTGGTCGAGTGGGCCCGCCAGGCCGGGATCTCCCAGGTCAGCCTGGACCTGATCTACGGCACGCCGGGGGAGTCGGCCGCCGACTGGGCCACCACCCTGGACGCGGCGCTGGCCTGCGAGCCCGACCACGTCTCGGCCTACTCCCTGATCGTGGAGGCCGGCACCGCCCTGGCCCGCCGCGTCCGGCGCGGCGAGCTCCCGATGCCCGACGAGGACGACCTCGCCGAGAAGTACGTCGTGGCCGACGCGCGGCTCCGGGCGGCCGGGCTCGGGTGGTACGAGGTGTCCAACTGGGCGCGGGGCGAGCCCGGGGACCAGGACCGCCGGTGCCGGCACAACATGGGCTACTGGACCGGCGGCGACTGGTGGGGAGTCGGCCCCGGCGCGCACTCCCACGTGGGCGGCGTGCGCTGGTGGAACGTCAAGCACCCGGCGGCGTACGCGGCGCGGCTCGCGGGCGACGCCAGCCCGGCCCAGGCCCGGGAGGTGCTCTCCGCCGAGGACCGGCGGGTGGAGCGGGTGATGCTCGAGCTGCGGCTGCGCGACGGTCTGCCGCTCGACGTGCTCGACCCGTCCGGGGCCGCCGCCGTCCCGGACCTGGTGGCGCGGGGCCTGGTCGTCGTCGCCGGCTCCCGGCTGGTGCTCACCGACGCCGGCCGCCTGCTCGCCGACGGGGTCGTGCGCGACCTGCTCCCCTGA
- a CDS encoding DUF4870 domain-containing protein, whose translation MDQQPPYPPQQPYGQQPSGWQPGGQLSAMDRTWGGAAHWSALVAAFLALAFLGPLLVLLVRSDSPWVRRQAVESLNFQLSMVIYGIVGGILAVVVVVLTLGIGLLAVIPLALAAAAFWLVFTIIGAVKASNGEDYRYPLTIRMVS comes from the coding sequence ATGGACCAGCAGCCCCCGTACCCCCCGCAGCAGCCCTACGGCCAGCAGCCGTCCGGCTGGCAGCCCGGTGGACAGCTCAGCGCGATGGACCGCACCTGGGGCGGCGCCGCGCACTGGAGCGCGCTGGTCGCGGCGTTCCTCGCGCTCGCGTTCCTCGGCCCGCTGCTGGTGCTGCTGGTGCGCTCCGACTCCCCCTGGGTCCGGCGTCAGGCCGTGGAGTCGCTGAACTTCCAGCTCTCGATGGTGATCTACGGGATCGTCGGCGGGATCCTCGCGGTGGTGGTCGTGGTGCTGACCCTGGGTATCGGCCTGCTCGCCGTCATCCCGCTCGCGCTCGCCGCCGCCGCGTTCTGGCTGGTGTTCACCATCATCGGTGCCGTGAAGGCCTCCAACGGCGAGGACTACCGCTACCCGCTGACGATCCGGATGGTCAGCTGA
- a CDS encoding DUF3097 domain-containing protein: MSDRYGSDVLSGDWRAPRRGRAQPATADLGTVVEEVTTDFCGEVVSVDRDLHVLTLEDRHGKRRTFPLGAGFLIEGRPVVLSAPVHVRAPAAPTRTASGSVAVAGARARVARASRIFVEGKHDAELVEKVWGEDLRLEGVVVEMLHGVDDLPAQLRDFAPGPGRRVGVLVDHLVPGSKESRVAAEVAASPLGEHVLVVGHPFVDVWAAVKPQRVGLEAWPEIPRSVEWKRGICAALGWPHAEQADIARAWQRILARVSTYADCEPALLGRVEELIDFVTDPDA, from the coding sequence GTGAGCGACCGCTACGGATCCGACGTCCTCTCCGGCGACTGGCGCGCGCCCCGACGCGGGCGTGCGCAACCGGCCACGGCCGACCTCGGCACCGTCGTGGAGGAGGTCACCACCGACTTCTGCGGGGAGGTCGTCTCGGTCGACCGCGACCTGCACGTGCTGACCCTCGAGGACCGGCACGGCAAGCGCCGCACCTTCCCGCTCGGCGCCGGCTTCCTGATCGAGGGTCGACCGGTCGTGCTGTCCGCCCCGGTGCACGTGCGCGCCCCGGCCGCCCCCACCCGTACGGCCTCCGGGTCGGTCGCCGTCGCCGGCGCCCGCGCCCGGGTGGCCCGCGCCAGCCGCATCTTCGTCGAGGGCAAGCACGACGCCGAGCTGGTCGAGAAGGTCTGGGGCGAGGACCTGCGCCTGGAGGGCGTGGTCGTGGAGATGCTGCACGGCGTCGACGACCTGCCCGCCCAGCTCCGAGACTTCGCTCCCGGCCCCGGCCGGCGGGTCGGCGTCCTGGTCGACCACCTCGTGCCCGGCTCGAAGGAGAGCCGCGTGGCCGCCGAGGTCGCGGCCTCCCCGCTGGGCGAGCACGTCCTGGTCGTCGGCCACCCGTTCGTCGACGTCTGGGCCGCCGTCAAGCCGCAGCGGGTCGGCCTGGAGGCGTGGCCCGAGATCCCGCGCTCGGTGGAGTGGAAGCGCGGCATCTGCGCCGCCCTGGGATGGCCGCACGCCGAGCAGGCCGACATCGCCCGGGCCTGGCAGCGGATCCTCGCGCGCGTCTCGACCTACGCCGACTGCGAGCCGGCCCTGCTCGGTAGGGTCGAGGAGCTCATCGACTTCGTCACCGACCCCGACGCGTGA
- a CDS encoding MBL fold metallo-hydrolase, whose protein sequence is MPFTEVADRVWVAPQPWCDVNVSVVGGAAGMVVVDTSGSTAAAAPVAEAVAGLPGDVVAVVTTHWHHDHAFGVAAFRARWPAVPVHAQETAAAELARWGEDTRLRMAADPAEEHAAELAATALVAPDHVFSAVSVLDLGDRVVELVHPGAGHTGGDLVVRVGDVDLVLAGDLVEQSELAGERSVGGLAVPGLGPDCHPLAWPSTLDVVLDLLTPATLVVPGHGRPVDRDHVEQQRNELGLLAQQVRDLAAGGVGPDEALARGEWPFPRHLLADAVRRGYDALPRGGRRLPLA, encoded by the coding sequence GTGCCGTTCACCGAGGTCGCCGACCGCGTCTGGGTCGCCCCGCAGCCGTGGTGCGACGTCAACGTGTCCGTCGTCGGCGGTGCCGCCGGCATGGTCGTGGTCGACACCTCCGGCTCGACCGCCGCGGCGGCCCCCGTGGCCGAGGCGGTCGCCGGGCTGCCCGGCGACGTCGTGGCCGTGGTGACCACCCACTGGCACCACGACCACGCCTTCGGCGTCGCCGCCTTCCGCGCACGGTGGCCGGCGGTGCCGGTGCACGCCCAGGAGACCGCGGCCGCGGAGCTGGCGCGCTGGGGCGAGGACACCCGCCTGCGGATGGCCGCCGACCCCGCGGAGGAGCACGCGGCCGAGCTGGCCGCGACCGCGCTGGTCGCCCCGGACCACGTGTTCTCCGCCGTCAGCGTCCTCGACCTCGGCGACCGGGTGGTCGAGCTGGTCCACCCCGGCGCGGGCCACACCGGGGGCGACCTCGTCGTCCGGGTCGGCGACGTCGACCTGGTCCTGGCCGGCGACCTGGTCGAGCAGTCCGAGCTCGCGGGGGAACGCTCCGTGGGCGGCCTCGCCGTCCCCGGTCTCGGACCGGACTGCCACCCGCTGGCCTGGCCCTCGACCCTCGACGTCGTCCTGGACCTGCTCACCCCCGCGACCCTGGTGGTGCCCGGCCACGGACGGCCGGTCGACCGCGACCACGTCGAGCAGCAGCGCAACGAGCTCGGCCTGCTCGCCCAGCAGGTGCGCGACCTGGCCGCCGGCGGCGTCGGTCCGGACGAGGCGCTGGCACGCGGCGAGTGGCCCTTCCCGCGGCACCTGCTCGCCGACGCCGTCCGCCGGGGGTACGACGCGCTCCCCCGCGGCGGCCGACGACTCCCTCTCGCCTGA
- the hrcA gene encoding heat-inducible transcriptional repressor HrcA: MQEERRLAVLRAIVEDYVSTEEPVGSKALVERHRLGVSPATVRNDMAVLEDEGYIAQPHTSAGRVPTDKGYRLFVDRLTTVKPMTGAEKRAIATFLDGAVDLDDVVGRSVRLLSQLTRQVAVVQYPVLSRSTVRHVELVALAPTRLLVVLILSTGRVEQRVVEVAEPMGDEDLADLRSLVNRAAVGELIASAADALRALAGPPPGPAEDPAVAGPEDATRATSAASSPVVEALLEAMSDHRSDERVAVGGAANLARHVDSPDSAVRPLLEALEEHVVLLKLLGEAGADGAVTVRIGREGPYEQLASTSVVATGYGPRDDVLATLGVVGPTRMDYPGTMAAVRAVARYVTRILDEA, translated from the coding sequence ATGCAGGAGGAACGCAGGCTCGCCGTGCTGCGCGCCATCGTCGAGGACTACGTGTCCACCGAGGAGCCGGTCGGCTCCAAGGCGCTCGTCGAGCGGCACCGCCTGGGCGTCTCGCCGGCCACCGTGCGCAACGACATGGCCGTGCTGGAGGACGAGGGCTACATCGCGCAGCCCCACACCAGCGCCGGCCGGGTGCCGACCGACAAGGGCTACCGGCTCTTCGTCGACCGGCTCACCACCGTCAAGCCGATGACGGGGGCCGAGAAGCGGGCGATCGCGACCTTCCTCGACGGCGCCGTCGACCTCGACGACGTCGTCGGCCGCTCGGTGCGGCTTCTCTCGCAGCTGACCCGTCAGGTGGCCGTCGTGCAGTACCCCGTGCTGTCGCGGTCCACCGTGCGCCACGTCGAGCTCGTCGCGCTCGCCCCGACCCGGCTCCTGGTCGTGCTGATCCTGTCCACCGGCCGCGTCGAGCAGCGGGTCGTCGAGGTCGCCGAGCCGATGGGCGACGAGGACCTCGCCGACCTCCGCAGCCTGGTGAACCGGGCCGCGGTCGGCGAGCTGATCGCCTCCGCTGCCGACGCCTTGCGCGCGCTCGCCGGCCCACCCCCCGGTCCGGCCGAGGATCCCGCCGTCGCCGGCCCCGAGGACGCCACCCGGGCCACCAGCGCGGCGAGCAGCCCGGTCGTCGAGGCCCTGCTCGAGGCGATGAGCGACCACCGCTCCGACGAGCGGGTCGCGGTCGGCGGCGCGGCGAACCTCGCCCGCCACGTCGACAGCCCCGACTCGGCAGTCCGTCCGCTGCTCGAGGCGCTGGAGGAGCACGTCGTGCTGCTCAAGCTGCTCGGGGAGGCCGGCGCCGACGGTGCGGTCACGGTGCGCATCGGCCGCGAGGGGCCGTACGAGCAGCTGGCCTCGACCAGCGTGGTCGCCACCGGGTACGGCCCGCGCGACGACGTCCTCGCCACGCTCGGCGTCGTCGGCCCCACCCGGATGGACTACCCCGGCACGATGGCCGCGGTCCGCGCCGTGGCCCGCTACGTCACCCGCATCCTCGACGAGGCCTGA